The Paenibacillus sp. FSL W8-0426 region CGATGCGGACGGCTTCCTGCTCATGGTAACCGAAGAGGGCCAGCGCTTTGGGGTGGCCCTTCTTCAACAGGGAACGGCAGGCATGCCGGACGATCCAATCCGTATGCGGATGCTTCCCGTGCCAGTCGGCGGCCAAAGCGAGAACAAGGTCCGGATGGTCCTTCGAAATGTCGTTCAGGTGATTGGCGACGCTTTTGCGAACGTATAACGATTCGTCCTGCTTCAGAGCGTTCAGAATAGGCAAGGCAGGTGTCGGATCGGCGATGAGCGATCGCAATTTGGAGCCCCAAGGCAGGCGGGGCCGGCTGCCCTCGCTGGCGAGCCTGCGAACATGCTCGTCGGCACTGCTCGTCCATTCCAGCATGCGTTTGAGCGTTTCTTCGGGGTACTTCTCGATAAACGGACGCACCGCGAACTCCGAACTGGAATAGGGTGTGAATGTCGCAAGATATTCCATGGACAGTTCGTAATGCTCGGGCGCAAGCCCGTTGACTTCGATGAAATCCGGCACGAACAGGCATTCCACGCCGCGCAAACGGGGGGCTGCCTGTTCGAGCACATGCAGCGCCTCGGCATAGTCGCCCGGCAGCACTTCGGTCATGGACAGGGCAACGCGCCGAATGCGCCCCTTGAATTCCAATTCGTCCCATCCTTCGGCGAATACCAGATCGCGGAAGCGATGCTGGTCCAATGCCGGGGCAAACTGCTTGAGCAGCATGCCTGTCCGTTCAATCAGGGCTGGGGTGTATTTGTCTTTGAATAGTTCCATGGGCCGCCTCCTTTTGCTTACCATCCAGTATAACCTAAAATCGGAGAAATGAGAACATCAGTTCTTTTTTTGTTGAGATAGGATGGATTGGGGGAGGCGAGCTGGCGAGGTCCGTGCAGCAAAAGGCATCCCCTTTCCAGGAAAGAGAGATGCCTTGGTATTGTCGTTAACGTTTGCTGCTCTTGGGACGACGTTTAGCGGGATTCGATTTCTGCCGGCGCGTGGTGCCCGATGATTTCTTGCCCGATTTGCGCTTGCGACGGCGGGGCGATGTGTAATCTTCGTAATCTTTTTCCGCGGCTGAACTGTCGTTGGTGGTTTTGCTCTTGCCGAAGGGAAGCATGCCCATGAACAGCTTCACCATCGGGGCCATCTGCTGAATGCTGCCGACGACTTTTTGCATTTTGCCAATGCCGCTTATGATGCCATCGATCCCGCCGAAGCGGTCAATCATTCCTTTGAGCTCGCCAAGGTTGGCCAGCGAAAAGCCGGTGCTGCCGGAAGCCGAAGAGTTTTGCACGGGTACCGCAGGGCCGGAAGATCCGGAACCGCCACCGTAAAACGATTCTCCCGGCGCGTTCTGCCCATAAGGCACGATGCTTGATGCTTCCGCTTGGCCGAATGAAAATTGGGGTTCGACACCCGGATACATGGACTGGGTCTCGCCATCGGTCAACGCACGCTGCGCCGGCGCGTAAGCGGAGGTATTCGCCCGATGATGCTTGGAAGACGGACGCTGCCGTGGCGCTGGCGGACGGTGATAATAATGCTGTGGCATACATGATCACGTTCCTTCTGTTATGGATTTTGAAATTGCGTTCCGGCTCCTTGGCCCCAAGAGACCAAGGGGACTGTCGATGCGGAACTCCCTTTTGCTACAATGTATGTCATTCGCGGAGAGACGGCGTAGGCGGATACCCCGAGAAACGGGATATTTGCGGATTTGGGCGCATGAAGCGCCACAGGGAGAAAAGCGCCGGAAGAGCAGTTTTGACACAAAATTGTAACAAATAGGATGAATGAAATCCTACATAATTCATCGGGAATAAATGGGCCAAAAAAGGGCGAAATCCCGCCTATGGCCTTGTATGTCCACTGAGAGTGGACATTTGTATGTTTGTAAGCGATAACATGTATT contains the following coding sequences:
- a CDS encoding tyrosine protein kinase codes for the protein MPQHYYHRPPAPRQRPSSKHHRANTSAYAPAQRALTDGETQSMYPGVEPQFSFGQAEASSIVPYGQNAPGESFYGGGSGSSGPAVPVQNSSASGSTGFSLANLGELKGMIDRFGGIDGIISGIGKMQKVVGSIQQMAPMVKLFMGMLPFGKSKTTNDSSAAEKDYEDYTSPRRRKRKSGKKSSGTTRRQKSNPAKRRPKSSKR
- a CDS encoding DNA alkylation repair protein, coding for MELFKDKYTPALIERTGMLLKQFAPALDQHRFRDLVFAEGWDELEFKGRIRRVALSMTEVLPGDYAEALHVLEQAAPRLRGVECLFVPDFIEVNGLAPEHYELSMEYLATFTPYSSSEFAVRPFIEKYPEETLKRMLEWTSSADEHVRRLASEGSRPRLPWGSKLRSLIADPTPALPILNALKQDESLYVRKSVANHLNDISKDHPDLVLALAADWHGKHPHTDWIVRHACRSLLKKGHPKALALFGYHEQEAVRIEQLQLAKDSIAVGDELHFSFHVLNDSGQPQMLRIEYEIGYMKANGKQAPKRFKCSDKSYSSGTTRVATKQSFKVITTRVYYPGEHTLTILVNGQPAASTTFTLGE